GCCCAGAGAGCTCTCTAGTCGAGCACGACGACGAACCGGTTGTTGGGTTGGGTCGGGCCGGGAGCGCTTCCCGCTTGGACTGATTTGCGGGCCCAAAGTGAGTTTTAGTAGACCCAATTCGTGGCCCGCTCGCCACCAATTTCACATGAGGAGCATCTGAATGATACTTTTTGGTCATCGAATTCTGAGAGAAGACCATCGACAGGAAGAGTTTAGCACGTTACATTTGAGTTTTGACCGCTCAACAAGCACAATTAACTGAGGAGGTGCTGTTCATTCAATCTCTAATTAATCACTATACATAAGGTACCCTTGTTTCCAATTCATAGGACAACTACTAATATTTCTTAATCAATCACAAACACAATATTGATACTGTTTTTTCCCCGCGGATGGCAAGAGATTTGCCAAAACAAACACAACTTACaacttgtactccctccatttttcttAGAATAATGCATTAACCAAGGATTACTCTATTAATATCTCATTCATGCGGTACAAAGATACATTCATAAAAAAATGTATTTTGGATCTTTTGTGAGGGGTAGGGTGTAACTCTTAGTGGGAAATACTTTCAATTGTTTTGgatctttttctaaaaaatattttggaTATTTTTAGCATATAAGAAGATGTCTGAGTGATGAACGTGCAATGGTAAAGACTAAAGAGAAATATAATAGTCAAGATATACATAATTCATTCCATTGGAGACGCAAGTTGGTCTTTTCCCTAGCAATTTAACAACAAAATAACAGCTCCTTAACGCATGTGGCACTGAGAGAATAAATTTTTGAACCAATGGCACTGAATGAAGTCCATGGAAATCTATGGCACACAAGGAAGCCATGTTAATTTTTATGGCTTTGAGGGAGTTAACACTAAATTCTTCCAACGATGTATATGTATAGCAATCATCTAATAGTCCAACTAAGGATATCCTCTCAGATGTAATCACGCCTACATCAATAAGTTCACCTTTAAAAATTCTTGTTTTTTTGTATTTCTTTATATATAACAAAACATATCTCTATGAATTATCTATTCTAACTAGATATCCTTATAAAATATAAATGGAATAAGTCTGCTTGACTCCCTTGAGTATTGAAGTATGTCTACTTAACATGCCCACATATAAAATAAGGCATTATGCACCGTATTCAATACCATTCAACTAAGGCcatgtttggttcctttagaTACTaaattaaactttagtccatgacTAAATTTAGCAtgggccgggagcggcggcgggcgggtggccgAGGGCGGCGGGTGCCGGGgagggcgggggccggcggggcgggtggGGTAGGGTGGGGGGACGGAGGCACGGGGCATTAATGAGGGGTGCACTCTATTCAAAGTCTCTTTTAATTCCTATAAGCAACCCCTTGAGGACTAAaaggctaaactttaggggCTAAAATTTCACAACTTTTAATCACTCTGTTTGGTAATTTAGGGATTAAAAGGGACTAactttagggactaaagtttagtagggCAAACCAAATAGGGCCTAACCCCACGGGCCCTAGCCGGTTTTTGGAGGTGGTTTTCACCACTCCGGTGCGGCGACGTGGATGGTGACTAGCAATGGCATGTGGGTCATATTGtgaaagagagaagaaaggcTTTTCTTTGTCTTTATAAATCACACACCAGAGCAAACTGCCATGGTCGGCTGAGCTCATTGCCACCATCCCTCAGCTCACCTTGCACATGGACAAGCCCATGCATGTAGCAAGCTCCCATGGCTCATTGCTCTGCTCTTTGTACCTAACAAACGCATCTATCGGTTCATGCTTGAATGTGCTACATCTAAGAGAGGTagggaggagaaagaagggATATGAAAATGACGTGGGGTTAGAGCCACATCATCATCCATATAATGTGCCACAGTGGCAAAAACCACCTTTAAATCTGTCCAAGAGGCTACTTAAATGGTATTAAATATTTCAAGGGATTAAATACACAGGTGGGTAGACAAATATCAATACATGAAGGACGGCGCAGCTCCTTGCGGAGGACTCTCTACTCTGTAGGCGGCATCTCTGACCGTGCTCGTTTGCATTTTTGTTAAGCTCCATGGGCTGCTGGAATTTGTCTGCACAGCCGCCAGTGAGTATGTGTGTGACTGGGCCATGTGCAACGGATAAGAGAGATTTAGCCCATCGGTAGGTAAAGAGAATAATATGGGCTAATACACCCATACATGCAGACGAAAAGGCTACCTTGCTTCCGCAAAAGCATTTGGCCCCATCCACACAATTGACACAACTAATATCAACATGAGAAATCTTGTCAGCTCACCAAAATTTAGCCCATAATGGGCACCTCATTTGAGACGATTTCTCAAGCTAAGCTCATTTGGTATGAGACGATTTCTCAAACTAAGCACCCTTTAACTTTTTGAATTTTAGGACGGAACTCAAGAGCAGTAGTCTATACTATGTACGTCTACTTGCCATTCATGGGAACAACAACACTTGTACTCTCGTCGCCTTCGTGCTGTCCATAGTTGCACTTGTATTTCTGGAATACAAATATAGATGCTTACGTATACGTACGCATACTCACTCCTAAGAACGTATAACACATGCATCATACCTTCGTGAACTTCTTTGAGAGAGGGTCTCGGTATCTGTTTGACTCTTATATCTTTCCCATGAGCAATTAAAAATGGCCCTTATTATTATGAGGAGCTCAAAATATTTTGAAGTCATCTTTTTTATTACGAGGATGATACATCACCAGTACACCACCATAGATGCACGCCACGCTAGCACATCCACGATAGTGAGACTTCTATGTATCATAAAACCCTTGATTCTCTTACATGGAAGTTCTAGAAATACTTTGAAGTGATTACTCATTGATTTTCTTATAAGTTAGGTGTTAGATGCCCTCCATCTTTAACGTCATATATGCAAGTAATTGATCCATACTAGAATGGCTATATGTATCTACAGGTGTGTTTAACATGAACAATGTTTATATAAACAAAGTGAGAATTATGCGTTGTATGAGGTAGAGTGTGCGTGAGTGCATGCGTTTGTTTTGTACCGTGTTAAAAAAATTATGTCATTACTATTTTTTATATGTCGATCTTATTCCAACATTTGTTCTCTATCATGGATCCAAAAGTTCAAAAAAATGCAAACCGGAGTTGCTGAAGAAAACATAAGAGACTGACAATTTGGTTGTGGTCTCTTCAGTTCTGTGTTTAATTGGTTTCCACCACAATTCATGCCAAATCTTCGTCAGAACACACAGTTCATTAAGCATTATTCAAGCAAACAATAGAAACAGACACCAAATGAGATATAGCCATAATCTCACAATAGGAACAGTCACAGCCTCACCACAAGATTGGGGGGATGGAGACATTTGCCGCAACTGAAAATAGTAAATTCAAGATATATATCTGTCCTCTGTCATTCACTGAAATAGCTAGCAATAATAACAACGTGCATACTCCTTTTCTAAGAGTCTAGACAAATCGCACGATCAGAAATAGAACATTTCAGACGATGACAGGTGAGGAGTTCAGGTATACAGCGCCTTCTCCCAAGAAGGAAAAAGATAGCAGAAATTCCTCACCCATCGTCGTCTGAAGTCCTGATTGCTAATCGAACGGATCTGAAAAAATTTACAAATctatagaaaaagaaaagaaaaggctaaAACAGAGTGGCAAAGGAGATCAAGGACACGAAAATCCGGGCGGCCTATCAAGACAGTACCACGCCATATACAGTCTAGTGAAGCCTGAGATCACGCAGTCTGCTGCTACCTCTGCATGCATGTGTCCGTACAACTATACACGAGCGTATGTACGTAAGCGTGTCGTCACGTGtagcgccggccggccggcggcgtcagGCCAGCCAAGACGACGAAATGGTCAGGTCCAGGTTCAGAGCCGGcttgctctcctcctccttcacgGTGGCGACGCAGcgagcgccggccgccggagccgggAGCTCCTCGCTGATCGTGCTCGAGCCGTCGGCGTCGCTGCTCGCGTCCTCCCACAGGCCGATCGACAGCGTGAGGTCGCAGCCCGTTTGCTTCTCAGGCTTCATCATGTTGCAAGTAGTGTGACTTCTTGGCCTAACCGCCTGAAACGCAAGAAGTTGAGGTGTAACAGTTAAGTATCAAGGCATCAAGGTTAACCTGCTACTTAATACTATCACAATTTTGGAAGCATTCGCTCAGAGACATTTTTATCTAGATCAAGGGCTTcggaccaggaagtagggcatTAACAGTCAATACACGGCAGTATGGAGAGTTTGGCAGTTCGGCAGCCTGCCACCTAATGCATAGACAGCCGATAGATGGACCTTCGTCTAGGGAATGTGCACATGCATGTAAGACACaatgatgcatttgtttaagtaAAATTTTGTCTGCATCTATCTCACATTACCTGCTCTATTGTCAGCACGTTGGAGTCCCAAGGAACACGCCCTCTACTTTGTTCCCAGCTTCTGAATACTTCTTGTAGCGACGGTCTGCAAGTATAAATCAAACTTAGTTTCAAAACTGAATTACAAACTAGATGCTGTCAATTAGAGAATTACGAAGTGATTGATCTGTGCTTCACGCTTACATTTGGTACGGTGACGAATGACTGCAACCACGGAACATGGCGTAAATGTTCCTGTCTGAAGCTGGTGTGTTTCCATCCGGTGACGCGTAGATGCAGTGATCTTCACGGTTCAGGAAGACGCGCTTGCTATCACTGGTTGATGTCGACTTATGGAGGCTGGACTGATGGGTACTGCTGTTGCTAGAGCTTCTGTACATCTGATCGTTTCATTTTTGGAAGAACAACGTTGTGTTAT
Above is a genomic segment from Setaria viridis chromosome 4, Setaria_viridis_v4.0, whole genome shotgun sequence containing:
- the LOC117851692 gene encoding myb family transcription factor MPH1, producing MRGFERKGVRQYNRSEVPRMRWTEELHRQFVEAVECLGGQDEATPKRILQLMGVKGVSISHIKSHLQMYRSSSNSSTHQSSLHKSTSTSDSKRVFLNREDHCIYASPDGNTPASDRNIYAMFRGCSHSSPYQIPSLQEVFRSWEQSRGRVPWDSNVLTIEQAVRPRSHTTCNMMKPEKQTGCDLTLSIGLWEDASSDADGSSTISEELPAPAAGARCVATVKEEESKPALNLDLTISSSWLA